In Nostoc edaphicum CCNP1411, the sequence CGCACCTAAATCGATCAGAGATTGCACAACGCGATCGCCATCTTTTTGGGCAATGCCAAACAGTGTTTGCATCAGTCCTTCGCGGATGTTGGACTTAATCCGCCCCATCATACCGAAATCGTAGAATATTAGAGCGCCATTTGCACTGACGGCAATATTGCCTGGGTGAGGATCGGCGTGGAAAAAGCCACTATTGAGTAATTGTAGTAAGTAGGCTTGAGCGCCTTGACGAGCGATCGCTTTCCGATCCAAACCCGCTGCTTCTAAAGCTTCGTATTGGCTAATTTTAATTCCAGGAAGATATTCTAAAGTCAGCACTCTGGACGTAGCGTAACGCCAGTATATTCTGGGGACATTCACCCAATCGTAGCCGCGAAAGTTCCGGCGAAAAGTATCGGCGTTACGACCTTCGTTAAGATAATCAATTTCTTCCCAAAGAATGCGGCAACATTCTTCGTAAATACCCAACCAATCTCTCCCCCGTCCCCATTTGGGATGGTTTTGAAAGTAGCGGGTAATTCCTTTGAGAATCTGTAAATCTATTTCAAATAACTTCTTTAGTCCAGGACGTTGTACCTTGACAACAACCGATTCCCCAGTATGTAGCACAGCTTTGTGTACTTGCCCCAAGCTAGCAGCAGCTAAGGGAATCGGTTCAAAATTATGGAAGAGTTCAGGAATTTTTTTGCCTAGTTCTTTCTCAATGATCGCTTCTACTTGCTCATAGCTAAATGCCGGTACTTTGTCTTGTAACTTTGCTAGTTCTTCTACATATTCACCAGGGAATATATCAGCACGGGTAGAAAACAGTTGCCCAACTTTGATGAAGGTTGGCCCTAAATCCAGTAGGGTATTGCGAATCCAAACCGCTTGGGTTTTGCGTCTTGCAGCTTGCTTTGCGTCACTCACACCACCCGGATAACTCCAAGATTTGTTGTATAGCCAAAGTTTGAACAATAAGGTCAAGACAAAAGACCAAATGTCCACAAAACGCCGTCTGCTAGAGTATTTTTCCCGATTCCAACGGTATGCCTTCTCTGAATAACCTTGTTCCATATACTTTGTGTACCGTTGGTTTGCGACCGAATCACTTGGAAGAAAAGACACTCTGATTCCTAAACTGTTTTTTCTTAAGTGTCCTTTGTCATTTGTCTTTTGTCATTCGTGGATAATTTTTGACCAATGACTAATGACTAATGACTAATGACTAAAATTTATGCAGAAGTTCGACGATAATGTTGCAATTCTGTTCGTAATAGGGCAATTTCTGCTCTTAATTCGTCAATATCTGCTTGCAAGTCACCGGAATCAGAGCTAGCTTGCCCACTACCTGCGGTAGCTTGACCAGCATTAGCTGATTCTGCTGCCCGATTTGCCCGCTCTAGGACTTCTTCTGTAAACTGGCGCAATTGCTCTCTAGCTTCTGCATCAAATTTGCCCAGATCACTCAAAGCATCGGTCAAGGCGACCTCTAAACGCTCATTAACTACTTCAGCTACCGCTCTGCCTACGAAAAAGGCTTGCACAAGGGGATTACTCATAAATTTTTGTTACGTTGCACCGCAAGAGAATTATAACTTGCCTGTATGCTTTGCGGCTTCTATTGTAGAGCCAGAAATTTGGCGTTGGCGATCGCTTTATTTATGGCATTCCAGCTAACTCTTGATAATATTGCTCTGGTGTACTCGGTAAATAAGTTGTCATTTGCAAAGTTTTTTCCCTCAACTTGAAACCTTGGGTAATATTAATCCGGCTGAGGAAATCGATATCGTGGGAAATTACCCAAAGCGCTCCTTGGTAATCATTGATACCTACAACCATCTGTTCAACGGTTTCAATATCCAGGTTATTAGTTGGCTCATCGAGAATCAGCAGATCGATTTCTGAGATACTGATCATAGCAATCGCTAATCTTGCTAACTCACCCCCACTCAGTATGGAAGCGCTTTTGTGAACGTCATCATATTTAAAAAGGAAGTGTCCCAGTTGTTGACGCAAAAGCTGATAGCTGAGATCAGGATTGGCAGCTTGCATATTTTCCAGAATTGTGTATTGTCGATTTACCAATTCGTAGGTTTGATCGAGATATACAGCTTTCATCGCTGGTGTGAGCAAAACCTCACCAGATTCTAAAACTGCTGCTTGGTTTTCCATTCCCAAAATTGCCTTTACCAGACTCGATTTACCAGAACCATTTGCGCCGAAAATGGATATGCGATCGCCAGAGGAGATATGCAATTGAATATTTTGAATCAACAGACGTTCTGATATCCTAAGATTTGCACCCTGGATATTAATTAGATTCCGGCGTTTTTGATTTTTTTCTTCTAGCTGAATACTTGTGACTTTCGTAGTTTTGACTTTCGTCTCTGCAACCTTTTGATTAGCCTTTGCTACTGCTGCTTCGTGTTTCTTTTTTGCAGTTCCGGTAGACACCTCAGCTTTGGTTTTAATCAGTCCTGCTGACATTCTATCAATACTACCATTCAGAAACTTGGCGCGACCGTTATGCTTAGATTGGGCTGCGCGTTGCTGTTCTTGCATCGCTGTGGCTTGGGTATGTTTGAGTTCCTTTCTGGCGATTTCGTGCGATCGCAATGCTGCTTCTAACTCGATTTCTTTCTGTTCTCGATAGTACGAGAAATTACCACCATATATTTTCAAGCCAACAGGTGTAAGTTCCCAAGTTACAGATGTCACTTGGTCTAGGAAAAAAGGTTTATGTGAGACAATCACAAACGCGCCAGTGAAATTTTGGAGAAATTGCCTTAAACTTTCTAACGCTTGCAAATCCATGTGGTTGGTTGGCTCATCCAGCAATAGCAAATTTGGTTCTTGAGCTAAACCGATCGCTAGAAATAGTTTTGTGAGTTCTCCTCCACTCAAGTTAGTA encodes:
- a CDS encoding ABC1 kinase family protein; translated protein: MEQGYSEKAYRWNREKYSSRRRFVDIWSFVLTLLFKLWLYNKSWSYPGGVSDAKQAARRKTQAVWIRNTLLDLGPTFIKVGQLFSTRADIFPGEYVEELAKLQDKVPAFSYEQVEAIIEKELGKKIPELFHNFEPIPLAAASLGQVHKAVLHTGESVVVKVQRPGLKKLFEIDLQILKGITRYFQNHPKWGRGRDWLGIYEECCRILWEEIDYLNEGRNADTFRRNFRGYDWVNVPRIYWRYATSRVLTLEYLPGIKISQYEALEAAGLDRKAIARQGAQAYLLQLLNSGFFHADPHPGNIAVSANGALIFYDFGMMGRIKSNIREGLMQTLFGIAQKDGDRVVQSLIDLGAIAPTDDMGPVRRSVQYMLDNFMDKPFENQSVAAISDDLYEIAYNQPFRFPATFTFVMRAFSTLEGVGKGLDPEFNFMEVAKPYAMQLMTDMNGSEGNSFLNELSRQAAQVSSTAFGLPRRLEDTLEKLEQGDMRLRVRSIETERLLRRQSSIQLSISYALLISGFTLSATILVVSNYVWWALVPGLIVAALSVILIRLILRLDRYDRMY
- a CDS encoding DUF6825 family protein, which gives rise to MSNPLVQAFFVGRAVAEVVNERLEVALTDALSDLGKFDAEAREQLRQFTEEVLERANRAAESANAGQATAGSGQASSDSGDLQADIDELRAEIALLRTELQHYRRTSA
- the abc-f gene encoding ribosomal protection-like ABC-F family protein — protein: MPKKSILVAENLAYNLSLDRTLFQEVHVSIEAGDRIALVGRNGIGKSTLLKILASQLSPNTGSVLHHGIVYYLPQISTIRQEITAETVLNFLISISDEWWKIEDILQTKFDTNIDLSLPITNLSGGELTKLFLAIGLAQEPNLLLLDEPTNHMDLQALESLRQFLQNFTGAFVIVSHKPFFLDQVTSVTWELTPVGLKIYGGNFSYYREQKEIELEAALRSHEIARKELKHTQATAMQEQQRAAQSKHNGRAKFLNGSIDRMSAGLIKTKAEVSTGTAKKKHEAAVAKANQKVAETKVKTTKVTSIQLEEKNQKRRNLINIQGANLRISERLLIQNIQLHISSGDRISIFGANGSGKSSLVKAILGMENQAAVLESGEVLLTPAMKAVYLDQTYELVNRQYTILENMQAANPDLSYQLLRQQLGHFLFKYDDVHKSASILSGGELARLAIAMISISEIDLLILDEPTNNLDIETVEQMVVGINDYQGALWVISHDIDFLSRINITQGFKLREKTLQMTTYLPSTPEQYYQELAGMP